In Primulina huaijiensis isolate GDHJ02 chromosome 16, ASM1229523v2, whole genome shotgun sequence, a single genomic region encodes these proteins:
- the LOC140960672 gene encoding uncharacterized protein isoform X1 produces the protein MGTAKLCILSGIGIVGLTRNRRRKNSACSKSFKFPFFGPVTYSTASSPLAPRPSVKVNAFSSVGARSEELEASSSGMVGTNDLLIVGPGVLGRIVAEQWRKVFYEKTYNMECSLGREHPGSQIYGQTRTSDHHDELIQMGISPSLKGTQVAHKFPYVIYCAPPYQNPDYPGDVRVATLNWNGEGSFVFTSSSAPYDCSDNGSCDEDTPVVPIGRSPRTDTLLKAEKEVLEAGGCVVRLAGLYKADRGAHSYWLEKGILDVRPDHILNLIHYTDAASLSIAILKKNLRGRIFLGCDNHPLSRQEVMELVNKSGKFSKKFDAFTGTNDPLGKKLNNSKTRAELGWEPKYISFAQFLESL, from the exons ATGGGTACAGCCAAATTGTGCATTCTAAGTGGCATAGGAATCGTGGGTCTCACCCGAAATCGGAGGAGGAAGAATTCTGCGTGTTCCAAAAGTTTTAAGTTTCCTTTCTTCGGGCCTGTCACCTACTCTACGGCTTCGTCTCCGCTGGCCCCTCGTCCTTCAGTGAAAGTCAACGCCTTTTCCTCCGTCG GTGCACGAAGCGAAGAATTGGAAGCTTCATCTTCAGGAATGGTCGGGACTAATGACTTGTTGATTGTTGGGCCAGGTGTGCTAGGACGCATTGTGGCTGAGCAATGGCGAAAggtattttatgaaaaaacatACAATATGGAGTGCTCTCTTGGCCGA GAACATCCGGGTTCTCAAATTTATGGGCAGACCAGAACAAGTGACCATCACGACGAGTTAATTCAAATGGGGATCAGTCCATCTCTGAAGGGAACCCAAGTGGCTCATAAGTTCCCTTATGTGATTTACTGTGCCCCTCCATATCAAAATCCAGATTACCCTGGTGATGTCAG GGTAGCGACTCTAAATTGGAATGGTGAAGGATCTTTTGTATTTACTTCAAGCTCTGCTCCTTATGATTGCAGTGATAATGGATCTTGTGATGAG GATACTCCAGTGGTACCAATAGGGAGGAGCCCGAGAACTGATACTTTACTCAAGGCAGAGAAAGAAGTGTTGGAGGCAGGAGGATGTGTTGTTAGATTGGCTGGACTTTACA AAGCAGATAGAGGCGCTCATTCATATTGGTTGGAAAAAGGGATTCTTGATGTTCGTCCAGACCACATTCTCAATCTAATACATTACACG gaTGCAGCATCACTTTCAATTGCCATCTTGAAAAAGAATCTTCGAGGCAGAATTTTTCTTGGCTGTGATAATCACCCTTTATCAAG GCAGGAAGTGATGGAATTGGTCAATAAGAGTGGGAAGTTTAGTAAGAAGTTTGATGCTTTTACAG GAACAAATGATCCTCTTGGAAAGAAACTAAACAACTCGAAAACTCGTGCTGAGCTAGGATGGGAGCCAAAATATATCAGCTTTGCACAGTTTCTTGAGAGCCTCTGA
- the LOC140960672 gene encoding uncharacterized protein isoform X2: MGTAKLCILSGIGIVGLTRNRRRKNSACSKSFKFPFFGPVTYSTASSPLAPRPSVKVNAFSSVGARSEELEASSSGMVGTNDLLIVGPGVLGRIVAEQWRKEHPGSQIYGQTRTSDHHDELIQMGISPSLKGTQVAHKFPYVIYCAPPYQNPDYPGDVRVATLNWNGEGSFVFTSSSAPYDCSDNGSCDEDTPVVPIGRSPRTDTLLKAEKEVLEAGGCVVRLAGLYKADRGAHSYWLEKGILDVRPDHILNLIHYTDAASLSIAILKKNLRGRIFLGCDNHPLSRQEVMELVNKSGKFSKKFDAFTGTNDPLGKKLNNSKTRAELGWEPKYISFAQFLESL, encoded by the exons ATGGGTACAGCCAAATTGTGCATTCTAAGTGGCATAGGAATCGTGGGTCTCACCCGAAATCGGAGGAGGAAGAATTCTGCGTGTTCCAAAAGTTTTAAGTTTCCTTTCTTCGGGCCTGTCACCTACTCTACGGCTTCGTCTCCGCTGGCCCCTCGTCCTTCAGTGAAAGTCAACGCCTTTTCCTCCGTCG GTGCACGAAGCGAAGAATTGGAAGCTTCATCTTCAGGAATGGTCGGGACTAATGACTTGTTGATTGTTGGGCCAGGTGTGCTAGGACGCATTGTGGCTGAGCAATGGCGAAAg GAACATCCGGGTTCTCAAATTTATGGGCAGACCAGAACAAGTGACCATCACGACGAGTTAATTCAAATGGGGATCAGTCCATCTCTGAAGGGAACCCAAGTGGCTCATAAGTTCCCTTATGTGATTTACTGTGCCCCTCCATATCAAAATCCAGATTACCCTGGTGATGTCAG GGTAGCGACTCTAAATTGGAATGGTGAAGGATCTTTTGTATTTACTTCAAGCTCTGCTCCTTATGATTGCAGTGATAATGGATCTTGTGATGAG GATACTCCAGTGGTACCAATAGGGAGGAGCCCGAGAACTGATACTTTACTCAAGGCAGAGAAAGAAGTGTTGGAGGCAGGAGGATGTGTTGTTAGATTGGCTGGACTTTACA AAGCAGATAGAGGCGCTCATTCATATTGGTTGGAAAAAGGGATTCTTGATGTTCGTCCAGACCACATTCTCAATCTAATACATTACACG gaTGCAGCATCACTTTCAATTGCCATCTTGAAAAAGAATCTTCGAGGCAGAATTTTTCTTGGCTGTGATAATCACCCTTTATCAAG GCAGGAAGTGATGGAATTGGTCAATAAGAGTGGGAAGTTTAGTAAGAAGTTTGATGCTTTTACAG GAACAAATGATCCTCTTGGAAAGAAACTAAACAACTCGAAAACTCGTGCTGAGCTAGGATGGGAGCCAAAATATATCAGCTTTGCACAGTTTCTTGAGAGCCTCTGA